Proteins encoded together in one Lathyrus oleraceus cultivar Zhongwan6 chromosome 5, CAAS_Psat_ZW6_1.0, whole genome shotgun sequence window:
- the LOC127081118 gene encoding uncharacterized protein LOC127081118 has product MVNGGFPFQMSMLTKNNYDNWSIKMKALLGAQDVWVIIEKGFNEQDEASLSQGVKETLRESRKRDKKALFLIYQSMDKDTFEKISNAMTAKEARDKLQTCNKGVKQVKKICLKTLRGDFERLFMEETESISDYFSRVLAVVNQLKRNGEDVDEVKVTEKILRTLNPSFDFIVTNIEENRDLKTMTIEALMGSLQAYEEKQKRKIKQKKAMEKLLQLNINKANYVNYKTQRGQGRGQDRGRGRGHVGEGRGSYNNYSNNGERSWNPQATRGRGRGNSWSRCDKSQIKCFNCNKIDHYASECRFSKKSYES; this is encoded by the coding sequence ATGGTGAATGGAGGTTTCCCTTTTCAAATGTCGATGCTCACAAAGAACAACTATGACAATTGGAGTATCAAGATGAAGGCGCTACTAGGAGCTCAAGATGTGTGGGTTATCATTGAGAAAGGCTTCAATGAGCAAGATGAAGCCTCGCTAAGCCAAGGTGTAAAGGAGACATTGAGGGAGTCAAGAAAGAGAGACAAGAAAGCTCTCTTCCTCATTTATCAATCGATGGACAAAGATACATTTGAGAAGATCTCCAACGCAATGACGGCCAAAGAAGCACGAGACAAACTTCAAACTTGCAACAAAGGAGTGAAACAGGTGAAAAAGATTTGTCTTAAAACTCTTAGAGGTGATTTTGAACGTTTATTTATGGAAGAGACCGAGTCAATTTCTGATTATTTTTCTCGAGTATTAGCCGTAGTCAATCAACTTAAAAGAAATGGCGAAGATGTTGATGAGGTGAAAGTCACGGAGAAAATACTTCGCACTTTAAATCCAAGTTTTGACTTCATTGTTACTAACATTGAAGAAAACAGGGATTTAAAGACCATGACTATTGAGGCACTCATGGGTTCCTTACAAGCATAcgaagaaaaacaaaagagaaaaattaaaCAAAAGAAGGCTATGGAGAAACTACTACAACTCAACATAAACAAAGCAAATTATGTGAATTACAAGACACAAAGAGGACAAGGTCGTGGCCAAGATCGTGGGCGTGGACGAGGACATGTAGGAGAAGGAAGAGGCAGTTACAACAACTACTCTAACAATGGAGAAAGAAGTTGGAATCCACAAGCAACAAGAGGCCGTGGAAGAGGAAATTCATGGTCGAGGTGTGACAAATCACAAATCAAGTGCTTCAACTGCAACAAGATCGATCACTATGCATCTGAGTGTAGATTCTCGAAGAAAAGTTATGAAAGCTAA